From a single Nymphaea colorata isolate Beijing-Zhang1983 chromosome 4, ASM883128v2, whole genome shotgun sequence genomic region:
- the LOC116252567 gene encoding dof zinc finger protein DOF5.6-like, translated as MIQELLIGGGVGVGLGGGGGVARPMIEKCMVMGEERKAPDAAATAGDIQQVGLKCPRCDSSNTKFCYYNNYNLTQPRHFCKSCRRYWTKGGALRNVPIGGGCRKNKASGGRSSKSKAESATNSKTSSTTATTAATSTAASNSCVMTDREQPASSSALTATTESPAVMQQTATSISSFLLQNSHVFDPQSYLGLLKPAGNHNSSILPQRSVSDVHNLGAMGVLNGGVGIWRSGSNLNHHHHHNQNQQSYFHHNQLGLMGDQTGIGSCGGIQELYQKIRAVSGSYVNEEHQNVQPVMNANSIVEPTALAVGDLGYWGSALPWPDLHSTAGASFP; from the coding sequence ATGATTCAAGAATTGCTAATCGGTGGAGGGGTAGGAGTCGGACtaggaggagggggaggagtgGCGAGGCCAATGATAGAGAAGTGCATGGTGATGGGAGAAGAGCGAAAGGCGCCGGACGCAGCTGCCACCGCCGGCGACATCCAGCAGGTGGGGCTGAAGTGCCCGCGCTGCGACTCGTCCAACACCAAGTTCTGCTACTACAACAACTATAACCTCACCCAGCCCCGGCACTTCTGCAAGTCCTGCCGCCGCTACTGGACAAAGGGAGGCGCCCTACGCAACGTTCCCATCGGCGGGGGTTGCCGGAAGAACAAGGCCTCGGGTGGCCGCTCCTCCAAGTCCAAGGCGGAAAGCGCCACCAATTCCAAGACCTCCAGCACTACTGCCACCACCGCCGCCACCAGCACTGCCGCCAGTAACAGTTGCGTCATGACTGATCGCGAGCAGCCCGCGTCTTCCTCCGCGCTCACCGCAACCACAGAGTCGCCAGCCGTAATGCAACAGACAGCCACAAGCATCTCCTCCTTTCTGCTGCAGAACTCCCACGTCTTCGATCCGCAGAGCTATCTGGGGCTTCTGAAGCCGGCCGGCAACCACAATTCATCCATACTGCCTCAGAGATCAGTCTCAGATGTACATAATCTAGGGGCCATGGGTGTGCTCAATGGAGGCGTAGGGATATGGAGGAGCGGAAGCAACCttaaccaccaccaccaccacaatCAGAATCAGCAGTCGTATTTCCACCACAACCAACTGGGTTTGATGGGAGACCAAACTGGCATTGGTAGTTGTGGCGGAATTCAAGAATTGTATCAAAAAATTCGGGCCGTGAGCGGCAGCTACGTCAACGAGGAGCATCAGAACGTTCAGCCGGTAATGAACGCCAACTCAATCGTCGAACCAACGGCCTTGGCCGTCGGAGATTTGGGTTACTGGGGTTCAGCACTACCATGGCCGGATCTTCACTCCACTGCCGGTGCTTCCTTTCCTTGA
- the LOC116252566 gene encoding L-ascorbate oxidase homolog, giving the protein MRENSFLHIVSGLLSCLLFCLVRADDPYRFLTWTVTYGTIYPLGVAQQGILINEQFPGPRLVCMTNDNIILNVINKLDQPFLLTWNGIKQRKNSWQDGVLGTNCPIPPGGNYTYRFQPKDQIGTYSYFPSIGMHKAAGGFGGLVVVKRPFIPVPYSPPAGDHTVLIGDWHKANHKTLQHFLDVGIPLPSPDGVLINGQQQSSTFNVDQGKTYIFRISNVGLESSLNFRIQGHKLKLVEIEGTHPLETVYDSLDVHVGQSMAVLVTADQPAKDYYIVASTRFTPRVLTATAVLHYTNSHTPVSGPIPGGPTYQVDWSLNQARTFRWNLTASAARPNPQGSFHYGQIVPSRTVVLANSAPRINGKQRYAVNGVSYINPDTPLKLADHFNIAGVFSLNSIQDWPSGNAAYMGTSVMAVTYHAFMEIVFQNTESTLQSWHLDGYDFWVVGYGLGQWSQASRKTYNLVDAPARYTVQVYPNAWTAIYVSFDNEGMWNLRSAMWGRQYLGQQLYLRVWTADKSLANEYDIPTNALLCGRAKGYHV; this is encoded by the exons ATGAGAGAGAACAGTTTCCTCCATATTGTCTCTGGGcttctttcttgtcttcttttctGCCTTGTTAGAGCAGATGACCCTTACAGATTCTTGACGTGGACTGTCACCTATGGGACAATCTATCCTCTTGGCGTAGCCCAGCAG GGTATACTCATCAACGAGCAGTTCCCTGGTCCTCGTCTAGTTTGCATGACCAATGACAACATCATCCTGAACGTCATTAACAAGCTGGACCAGCCTTTCCTCCTTACCTG GAATGGCATCAAACAGCGGAAGAACTCATGGCAAGATGGAGTTCTTGGAACCAATTGCCCTATCCCACCAGGAGGAAACTACACATACAGATTCCAGCCTAAAGATCAGATTGGAACTTATTCTTACTTCCCTTCAATTGGCATGCACAAAGCTGCTGGAGGGTTTGGTGGTCTTGTCGTTGTTAAAAGGCCTTTCATACCTGTTCCTTATTCTCCTCCTGCTGGGGACCATACAGTGCTTATTGGTGACTGGCACAAGGCCAACCATAAG ACTTTGCAACATTTCCTGGATGTGGGCATTCCATTGCCTTCCCCTGATGGAGTTCTTATCAATGGTCAGCAACAGTCTTCCACCTTCAATGTGGATCAAG GCAAAACCTATATATTTAGGATCTCTAATGTGGGCTTGGAGTCGTCATTGAACTTCAGGATTCAGGGTCATAAGCTGAAGCTGGTAGAAATTGAAGGCACACATCCACTTGAAACTGTTTATGATTCTCTGGATGTGCATGTTGGACAATCAATGGCTGTTTTGGTCACGGCTGACCAGCCTGCCAAGGACTATTACATCGTTGCATCTACCCGTTTCACTCCGCGCGTTCTCACTGCTACTGCGGTTCTGCATTATACCAACTCCCATACCCCTGTGTCGGGACCTATCCCTGGTGGCCCTACTTACCAAGTGGATTGGTCTCTCAACCAGGCCAGAACATTCAG ATGGAACTTGACAGCAAGTGCAGCAAGACCTAACCCTCAAGGATCCTTCCATTACGGCCAAATTGTGCCTTCCAGGACAGTGGTTCTCGCGAACTCTGCACCTAGAATTAATGGGAAGCAACGTTATGCAGTCAATGGCGTCTCCTATATCAACCCTGACACGCCCTTGAAGCTTGCCGACCACTTCAACATAGCTGGAGTGTTCAGCCTCAACAGCATTCAGGACTGGCCTTCCGGAAATGCTGCATACATGGGCACTTCCGTGATGGCCGTTACTTACCATGCTTTCATGGAAATCGTTTTCCAGAACACTGAAAGTACCCTTCAATCATGGCACCTTGACGGCTACGATTTCTGGGTTGTGGG GTATGGTTTGGGACAATGGTCTCAAGCTAGCAGAAAAACCTACAACTTGGTAGATGCTCCCGCCAGATACACGGTTCAG GTGTACCCAAATGCCTGGACGGCAATTTATGTGTCGTTTGATAACGAGGGGATGTGGAACCTGAGGTCTGCAATGTGGGGGAGGCAATACCTTGGTCAGCAACTCTATCTCCGAGTTTGGACAGCCGATAAGAGCCTCGCAAACGAGTATGACATACCAACCAACGCACTCCTTTGTGGTAGAGCCAAGGGGTACCACGTTTAG
- the LOC116252867 gene encoding mitogen-activated protein kinase kinase kinase 5-like isoform X2 — MHWWRGGRKDCSSPHSGLSPTSSSSSSSSSAPSPVSPSHRRRAKDEKLSQSLQHSKQPARKLTRQRKLRYPTVPEFSLEPPNSDLRSPTNFDVSSSDEDLPLLEVSGFLQTGHRVSPWKSSCHPLPSPGEVGGILHHTSVSDSETNRFEANRRSASTSCVSSSNPSPQSLTSGDTLPSYECFQGHQVGSPQQNQEDSPFHSPTRRDSVLNFKNHNELVTVVHPKLTMESNSVSVKHEVNQPMVVHPLPLPPKAAASGPSSFVQQPGAVPSLTSRTRSWQKKHLIGSGTYGRVYFALNSQTGATCAMKEVTLIPDDPKSSECIKQLEQEINTLTQLKHQNIVQYYGSEIVDDSFYIYIQYFPRGSIIKVIQEWGGALPEQVVRSFTRHILSGLAYLHRENVVHRDIKGANLLVDTDGIVKLADFGVAKPLKGEILPQSMKGSPYWMAPEVLMQKETGYDLAVDIWSLGCTIIEMVTGKPPWGDLNWAAAMFKVTRNETPHIPDNLSLEGKDFLCRCLQVNPTDRATAVELLGHSFVGGSLHQEISSYHETVLLMKKLLTTNQTLTTLPRKQQVKQKKIWESQSNHGGAEHQRNLSAPSLSPCFTLENLPSLSSLRTNKNIYNVGPVNMETALNLACRTDPEHQASCH, encoded by the exons ATGCACTGGTGGAGAGGCGGCAGGAAGGACTGCTCTTCTCCCCATTCTGGATTGTCtcctacttcttcttcttcctcttcctcttcctctgcgCCGTCCCCAGTTTCACCGAGCCATAGACGTAGAGCCAAGGACGAGAAGCTATCTCAGTCTCTCCAACACTCTAAGCAACCGGCTAGAAAGCTAACCAGGCAACGGAAACTCCGGTACCCTACAGTCCCCGAATTCAGTCTAGAACCTCCGAACTCCGATCTCCGATCACCAACCAACTTCGATGTGTCTTCGTCGGACGAAGACCTTCCTTTGCTGGAAGTCAGTGGGTTTCTTCAGACGGGCCACAGAGTCTCGCCATGGAAGTCGAGTTGTCACCCTCTCCCATCGCCAGGAGAAGTGGGTGGAATCCTCCATCACACCTCTGTCTCCGATTCTGAGACTAATCG ATTTGAAGCCAACAGAAGAAGTGCTTCAACTAGTTGTGTATCAAGCTCCAACCCAAGTCCTCAAAGCTTGACTTCTGGAGATACACTTCCATCTTATGAATGTTTTCAAGGACATCAGGTTGGGTCGCCTCAGCAAAATCAGGAGGACTCTCCTTTTCATAGCCCAACAAGGAGAGATTCTGTCTTGAATTTCAAAAATCATAATGAATTAGTTACTGTGGTGCACCCAAAATTGACTATGGAGAGCAACTCAGTTTCAGTTAAGCATGAGGTTAACCAACCTATGGTTGTTCATCCACTGCCGCTTCCTCCAAAAGCAGCAGCATCAGGACCGTCATCTTTTGTGCAGCAACCAGGAGCAGTCCCAAGCCTCACATCAAGAACAAGGAGCTGGCAAAAGAAGCATCTTATTGGAAGTGGTACATATGGGAGAGTCTATTTTGCTCTGAATAG TCAAACTGGTGCCACATGTGCAATGAAGGAGGTAACTCTAATTCCGGATGATCCAAAATCCTCGGAATGCATAAAACAGCTGGAACAG GAAATAAATACTCTTACCCAACTTAAACATCAAAACATTGTGCAGTATTATGGAAGTGAAATA GTTGATGATAGTTTCTACATATATATCCAGTATTTTCCTCGTGGTTCAATCATAAAAGTGATTCAGGAGTGGGGTGGTGCCCTTCCAGAACAGGTTGTCCGCAGCTTCACTCGTCACATTCTTTCGGGTTTGGCATACTTGCATAGAGAAAATGTTGTCCACAG GGATATCAAGGGGGCAAACCTACTGGTTGACACTGATGGTATTGTTAAACTTGCAGACTTTGGGGTGGCAAAACCT TTAAAAGGGGAAATTTTACCACAATCGATGAAGGGTTCTCCATATTGGATGGCTCCAGAG GTCCTGATGCAGAAAGAAACTGGATATGACCTTGCTGTTGATATTTGGAGTTTGGGTTGTACCATCATTGAGATGGTGACAGGGAAACCTCCATGGGGTGATTTAAATTGG GCTGCAGCAATGTTTAAAGTCACAAGAAATGAAACCCCCCATATTCCAGACAATTTGAGTTTGGAGGGTAAGGATTTCCTTTGTCGCTGCTTGCAAGTTAATCCAACTGACAGAGCAACAGCAGTAGAGTTGCTTGGACATTCATTTGTCGGAGGCTCCcttcatcaagaaatttctAGTTATCATGAGACAGTTTTACTTATGAAAAAGCTG TTGACAACAAACCAGACTTTGACGACGTTGCCAAGAAAGCAGCAGGTGAAGCAAAAGAAGATATGGGAAAG CCAAAGCAATCATGGGGGTGCTGAACATCAGAGAAATCTGTCAGCCCCATCTCTTTCTCCTTGCTTTACGCTTGAGAATCTTCCTAGTCTGTCTTCTTTACGTACAAATAAGAACATATATAATGTTGGTCCTGTGAACATGGAAACAGCTCTAAATCTTGCTTGCAGGACTGATCCTGAACATCAAGCATCCTGCCACTAG
- the LOC116252867 gene encoding mitogen-activated protein kinase kinase kinase 5-like isoform X1, whose amino-acid sequence MHWWRGGRKDCSSPHSGLSPTSSSSSSSSSAPSPVSPSHRRRAKDEKLSQSLQHSKQPARKLTRQRKLRYPTVPEFSLEPPNSDLRSPTNFDVSSSDEDLPLLEVSGFLQTGHRVSPWKSSCHPLPSPGEVGGILHHTSVSDSETNRFEANRRSASTSCVSSSNPSPQSLTSGDTLPSYECFQGHQVGSPQQNQEDSPFHSPTRRDSVLNFKNHNELVTVVHPKLTMESNSVSVKHEVNQPMVVHPLPLPPKAAASGPSSFVQQPGAVPSLTSRTRSWQKKHLIGSGTYGRVYFALNSQTGATCAMKEVTLIPDDPKSSECIKQLEQEINTLTQLKHQNIVQYYGSEIVDDSFYIYIQYFPRGSIIKVIQEWGGALPEQVVRSFTRHILSGLAYLHRENVVHRDIKGANLLVDTDGIVKLADFGVAKPLKGEILPQSMKGSPYWMAPEVLMQKETGYDLAVDIWSLGCTIIEMVTGKPPWGDLNWAAAMFKVTRNETPHIPDNLSLEGKDFLCRCLQVNPTDRATAVELLGHSFVGGSLHQEISSYHETVLLMKKLHVSNKLTTNQTLTTLPRKQQVKQKKIWESQSNHGGAEHQRNLSAPSLSPCFTLENLPSLSSLRTNKNIYNVGPVNMETALNLACRTDPEHQASCH is encoded by the exons ATGCACTGGTGGAGAGGCGGCAGGAAGGACTGCTCTTCTCCCCATTCTGGATTGTCtcctacttcttcttcttcctcttcctcttcctctgcgCCGTCCCCAGTTTCACCGAGCCATAGACGTAGAGCCAAGGACGAGAAGCTATCTCAGTCTCTCCAACACTCTAAGCAACCGGCTAGAAAGCTAACCAGGCAACGGAAACTCCGGTACCCTACAGTCCCCGAATTCAGTCTAGAACCTCCGAACTCCGATCTCCGATCACCAACCAACTTCGATGTGTCTTCGTCGGACGAAGACCTTCCTTTGCTGGAAGTCAGTGGGTTTCTTCAGACGGGCCACAGAGTCTCGCCATGGAAGTCGAGTTGTCACCCTCTCCCATCGCCAGGAGAAGTGGGTGGAATCCTCCATCACACCTCTGTCTCCGATTCTGAGACTAATCG ATTTGAAGCCAACAGAAGAAGTGCTTCAACTAGTTGTGTATCAAGCTCCAACCCAAGTCCTCAAAGCTTGACTTCTGGAGATACACTTCCATCTTATGAATGTTTTCAAGGACATCAGGTTGGGTCGCCTCAGCAAAATCAGGAGGACTCTCCTTTTCATAGCCCAACAAGGAGAGATTCTGTCTTGAATTTCAAAAATCATAATGAATTAGTTACTGTGGTGCACCCAAAATTGACTATGGAGAGCAACTCAGTTTCAGTTAAGCATGAGGTTAACCAACCTATGGTTGTTCATCCACTGCCGCTTCCTCCAAAAGCAGCAGCATCAGGACCGTCATCTTTTGTGCAGCAACCAGGAGCAGTCCCAAGCCTCACATCAAGAACAAGGAGCTGGCAAAAGAAGCATCTTATTGGAAGTGGTACATATGGGAGAGTCTATTTTGCTCTGAATAG TCAAACTGGTGCCACATGTGCAATGAAGGAGGTAACTCTAATTCCGGATGATCCAAAATCCTCGGAATGCATAAAACAGCTGGAACAG GAAATAAATACTCTTACCCAACTTAAACATCAAAACATTGTGCAGTATTATGGAAGTGAAATA GTTGATGATAGTTTCTACATATATATCCAGTATTTTCCTCGTGGTTCAATCATAAAAGTGATTCAGGAGTGGGGTGGTGCCCTTCCAGAACAGGTTGTCCGCAGCTTCACTCGTCACATTCTTTCGGGTTTGGCATACTTGCATAGAGAAAATGTTGTCCACAG GGATATCAAGGGGGCAAACCTACTGGTTGACACTGATGGTATTGTTAAACTTGCAGACTTTGGGGTGGCAAAACCT TTAAAAGGGGAAATTTTACCACAATCGATGAAGGGTTCTCCATATTGGATGGCTCCAGAG GTCCTGATGCAGAAAGAAACTGGATATGACCTTGCTGTTGATATTTGGAGTTTGGGTTGTACCATCATTGAGATGGTGACAGGGAAACCTCCATGGGGTGATTTAAATTGG GCTGCAGCAATGTTTAAAGTCACAAGAAATGAAACCCCCCATATTCCAGACAATTTGAGTTTGGAGGGTAAGGATTTCCTTTGTCGCTGCTTGCAAGTTAATCCAACTGACAGAGCAACAGCAGTAGAGTTGCTTGGACATTCATTTGTCGGAGGCTCCcttcatcaagaaatttctAGTTATCATGAGACAGTTTTACTTATGAAAAAGCTG CATGTATCAAATAAGTTGACAACAAACCAGACTTTGACGACGTTGCCAAGAAAGCAGCAGGTGAAGCAAAAGAAGATATGGGAAAG CCAAAGCAATCATGGGGGTGCTGAACATCAGAGAAATCTGTCAGCCCCATCTCTTTCTCCTTGCTTTACGCTTGAGAATCTTCCTAGTCTGTCTTCTTTACGTACAAATAAGAACATATATAATGTTGGTCCTGTGAACATGGAAACAGCTCTAAATCTTGCTTGCAGGACTGATCCTGAACATCAAGCATCCTGCCACTAG